A single window of Dermochelys coriacea isolate rDerCor1 chromosome 2, rDerCor1.pri.v4, whole genome shotgun sequence DNA harbors:
- the LOC119852254 gene encoding LOW QUALITY PROTEIN: GTPase IMAP family member 8-like (The sequence of the model RefSeq protein was modified relative to this genomic sequence to represent the inferred CDS: inserted 3 bases in 3 codons): MSSEESFSIAPGQLEGPENGSQLTGESELRIILLGKSGGEKSATGNAILGEEKFKSVLEATPITQRCSEGSKTWKGRKLVVVNTPAILDTKDSDEQTNREISCCMELSSPGPHALVLVTEXGGFTEEDQHAVRRVQEIFGPEAMKYTIVLVTLREDLPSGNLEEYISHPDNKQLQELIKQCQGRYCAFSNKATCADRTAQAEELMTKIARMVEEENKDHLVCKAPEKLLKEDETDKGKDKMGKVGDEMEKDMQGGAQGVEHSSMKTGKGPENGSQLTGESELRIILLGKRGGEKSATGNAILGEEKFKSVLEATPVTQRCSEGSKTWKGRKLVVVNTPAIFDTKDSDEQTTREISCCMELSSPGPHALVLVTELGGFTEEDQHAVRRVQEIFGPEAMKYTIVLVTLREDLPSGNLEEYISHPDNKQLXELIKQCQGRYCAFNNKATCADRTAQAEELMTKIARMVEEENKDHLVCKAPEKLLKEDETDKGPGSGSRLTGESELRIILLGKSGGGKSATGNTILGEEKFKSVLEAMPVTQRCSEGSRTWKGRKLVVVDTPAIFDTKDSDEHTTREISHCVVLSSPGPHALMLVTQLGRFTEEDQHTVRRVQEIFGPKAMKYTIILFTRREDLQSETLKNYISHSDNQQLQELXQQCQGQYCAFNNKATWADRTAQAEELMTKIANMVEEENKDQPYYTNEVYEKAEKLQKLKDMFCEKDERPHRCEKGEAELRELIETQKSYEKIQKSKVCKCKYKHSPCCWCFLVQCMSKCLKCRSDSF; this comes from the exons GGCCGGAGAATGGCAGCCAACTCACTGGGGAATCAGAACTAAGGATCATCCTCCTCGGTAAGAGTGGAGGTGAGAAAAGTGCAACAGGAAACGCCATCCTTGGGGAGGAGAAGTTTAAGTCTGTACTGGAGGCTACGCCCATTACTCAGAGATGTAGTGAAGGCAGCAAGACCTGGAAAGGAAGGAAGCTTGTGGTTGTCAACACGCCTGCTATTTTGGACACCAAGGACTCTGATGAACAAACCAACCGTGAGATCAGTTGCTGCATGGAGCtctcctccccaggcccccatgCACTGGTGCTGGTAACCG CTGGAGGTTTCACAGAGGAAGACCAGCATGCCGTGAGGAGAGTACAAGAGATTTTTGGCCCCGAGGCCATGAAGTACACAATCGTCTTAGTCACCCTCAGAGAAGACTTACCGAGTGGAAACTTGGAGGAATATATCTCCCACCCGGATAACAAACAGCTTCAGGAGCTGATCAAACAGTGTCAGGGCCGATACTGCGCTTTCAGCAATAAAGCTACATGTGCAGACCGGACTGCCCAGGCTGAAGAGCTGATGACTAAGATTGCTCGtatggtggaggaggagaataaaGACCATTTGGTGTGTAAAGCACCTGAGAAGCTTCTAAAAGAAGATGAGACAGATAAAGGTAAAGATAAGATGGGCAAAGTGGGAGATGAAATGGAAAAGGATATGCAGGGAGGAGCTCAAGGGGTAGAGCACTCATCCATGAAAACAGGGAA AGGGCCGGAGAATGGCAGCCAACTCACTGGGGAATCAGAACTAAGGATCATCCTCCTCGGTAAGCGTGGAGGTGAGAAAAGTGCAACAGGAAACGCCATCCTTGGGGAGGAGAAGTTTAAGTCTGTACTGGAGGCTACGCCTGTTACTCAGAGATGTAGTGAAGGCAGCAAGACCTGGAAAGGAAGGAAGCTTGTGGTTGTCAACACGCCTGCTATTTTTGACACCAAGGACTCTGATGAACAAACCACCCGTGAGATCAGTTGCTGCATGGAGCtctcctccccaggcccccatgCACTGGTGCTGGTAACCGAGCTGGGAGGTTTCACAGAGGAAGACCAGCACGCCGTGAGGAGAGTACAAGAGATTTTTGGCCCCGAGGCCATGAAGTACACAATCGTCTTAGTCACCCTCAGAGAAGACTTACCGAGTGGAAACTTGGAGGAATATATCTCCCACCCGGATAACAAACAGC AGGAGCTGATCAAACAGTGTCAGGGCCGATACTGCGCTTTCAACAATAAAGCTACATGTGCAGACCGGACTGCCCAGGCTGAAGAGCTGATGACTAAGATTGCTCGtatggtggaggaggagaataaaGACCATTTGGTGTGTAAAGCACCTGAGAAGCTTCTAAAAGAAGATGAGACAGATAAAG GGCCGGGGAGCGGCAGCCGACTCACTGGGGAATCAGAACTGAGGATCATCCTCCTTGGTAAGAGTGGAGGCGGGAAAAGTGCAACAGGAAACACCATCCTTGGGGAGGAGAAGTTTAAGTCTGTACTGGAGGCTATGCCCGTTACTCAGAGATGTAGTGAAGGCAGCAGGACCTGGAAAGGAAGGAAGCTTGTGGTTGTCGACACGCCTGCTATTTTTGACACCAAGGACTCTGATGAACATACCACCCGTGAGATCAGTCACTGTGTTGTGCTCTCCTCCCCCGGCCCACACGCTCTGATGCTGGTAACCCAACTGGGCCGTTTCACAGAGGAAGACCAGCACACCGTGAGGAGAGTACAAGAGATTTTTGGCCCCAAGGCCATGAAGTACACAATCATCTTATTCACCCGCAGAGAAGACTTACAGAGTGAAACCCTGAAGAACTATATCTCCCACTCAGATAACCAACAGCTTCAGGAGC ATCAACAGTGTCAGGGCCAATACTGTGCTTTCAACAATAAAGCTACGTGGGCGGACCGGACTGCCCAGGCTGAAGAGCTGATGACTAAGATTGCTAAtatggtggaggaggagaataaaGACCAACCCTACTATACTAATGAGGTGTATGAAAAGGCTGAGAAGCTTCAGAAGTTAAAAGACATGTTTTGTGAGAAAGATGAAAGACCACATCGATGTGAAAAAGGGGAGGCTGAGCTGAGAGAATTGATAGAAACACAGAAATCCTATGAGAAAATACAGAAATCCAAGGtttgtaaatgtaaatataaGCACAGTCCCTGTTGTTGGTGTTTCCTAGTGCAATGTATGTCAAAATGTCTGAAGTGCAGAAGTGATAGTTTCTGA